The genomic segment TGCCCTCAAGAAGGTCGTCGGCTGACACAGGCGCCCACCTTCCAGCTCTGCCCCGGCACGGTAACCCGTGCCGGGGCAGAGGCGTTCTCCGGGGGTACGGGAACGTCGGGATCGCGGGACACGGTGTGTGTTCCGCGTCACTGATGCCCGCGCTGCCCGGGATACCAGGGACGCGCCCGAGCCGGCCGGGACGCTCGGGGCGGGGAATGCGGGGAATGCGGGGAATGCGGGGGATTCGCGGACGCTCCGGCCGCGTGGGCGTGGTGCGGGTGCGGGTGCGGGTGCGGGTGCGGGTGCGGGCGTCGGGCCGGGCGGTGCGGTGCGGTCAGCCGAGCCGCACGGCGCAGAGCAGCCCGTCCCCCACCGGCAGCAGCGTCGCCATCAGCTCCTGGCTCTCGCGCACGGCCCGCAGCAGCTCACGCAGTCGCAGCACCTCGGCGGGCTGGGCGGCGGAGTCGACCGTACGGCCGTCGGCGAAGACACCCTCGAAGCAGACCAGCCCGCCCGGTCGCAGCAGCCGCAACGATTCAGCGAGGCAGTCGAGGCTCTCCATGCGGTCGCCGTCGCAGAAGACCAGGTCGTAGCCGCCGTCGGCGAGCCTGGGCAGTACGTCCAGGGCGCGTCCGGGGATGAAGCGGGCCCGGTTCGCGGCGAACCCCGCCGCCCGGAACGCCTCGCGGGCGATCTGCTGGCACTCGGGTTCCGGGTCGACCGTGGTCAGCACGCCGTCCGGCCGCATCCCGTGCAGCAGATAGATGCCGGAGACGCCGGTCCCGGTGCCGATCTCGGCCACCGCTTTGGCGTCCGCGGTGGCAGCGAGCAGGCGCAGCGCGGCCCCGGTCCCGGGGGACACCGAGCGAAGCCCTGCGTCCTCGGCCCGGTCCCTGGCCCAGCGCAGTGCTTCGTCCTCGGGGACAAAGGCGTCGGCGAATGCCCAGCTCGTCTGCCGGTTGGCGGTAATGACCCTCTCCTGTCCCCGTAGTTGGCGCAACGGTGACTGTATCCGCTGGACCCGGGAACCCGCAGATGGGACCGGGCGTTGTGAGGGCAGAGGGAAAAGCGCATCGGGCCGGCCCGCGGATCGGGCCCTGAACGGTGGGCGGTTGGTCTCCGGGGACGTACATCCCCGGCCCCAGCAGGAAAAAGGCTTATCCGGAGCTAACGGGCGAGGTGGCTATGGTAGGGGCTCCACTGGACACCACCAGAGCCGATAGGGGAGGTGCGGCTGCGCCTGTGGATCGGGGAGGAGTGCTGCGGCGTCTTCTCAGGTCGGCGGGTGAGCCGAAATCCGTGACCAACATCGCTGACCGTTCTTCCAAGAACTCCGCACCGACCGCGACCTTCGCCTCCGACGCGGACTCGCAGGCGTGGACACCGCCCTCATGGGAAGAGATCGTCAGCACGCACAGCGGTCGTGTCTACCGCCTTGCCTATCGTCTGACGGGCAACCAGCACGATGCCGAGGACCTCACCCAGGAGGTCTTCGTCCGTGTCTTCCGCTCGCTGTCGACGTACACGCCCGGCACGTTCGAGGGCTGGCTGCACCGCATCACGACGAACCTCTTCCTGGACATGGTCCGCCGCAAGCAGCGAATCCGTTTCGACTCCCTCGGGGACGACGCGGCCGAGCGGCTGCCCAGCCGTGAGCCGTCCCCGCAGCAGGTCTTCAACGACACCCATTTCGACGCGGACGTCCAGCAGGCGCTGGACACCCTCGCGCCCGAGTTCCGCGCCGCGGTCGTGCTCTGCGACATCGAGGGACTCTCGTACGAGGAGATCGCGGCGACCCTCGGCGTGAAGCTCGGCACCGTGCGCAGCCGAATCCACCGCGGCCGCTCACATCTGCGCAAGGCGCTGCGGCACCGTTCGCCCGAGGCCCGCGCCGAGCAGCGTTCCCTGGCGGGCGCGGTCCTGGCGGGGGAGGGCGGAGCGGCGTGAGTGGCACAGGTCCGACCCCCGCGGAGCAGCATCTGGG from the Streptomyces sp. AM 4-1-1 genome contains:
- the sigE gene encoding RNA polymerase sigma factor SigE; this translates as MVGAPLDTTRADRGGAAAPVDRGGVLRRLLRSAGEPKSVTNIADRSSKNSAPTATFASDADSQAWTPPSWEEIVSTHSGRVYRLAYRLTGNQHDAEDLTQEVFVRVFRSLSTYTPGTFEGWLHRITTNLFLDMVRRKQRIRFDSLGDDAAERLPSREPSPQQVFNDTHFDADVQQALDTLAPEFRAAVVLCDIEGLSYEEIAATLGVKLGTVRSRIHRGRSHLRKALRHRSPEARAEQRSLAGAVLAGEGGAA
- a CDS encoding O-methyltransferase, translating into MRQLRGQERVITANRQTSWAFADAFVPEDEALRWARDRAEDAGLRSVSPGTGAALRLLAATADAKAVAEIGTGTGVSGIYLLHGMRPDGVLTTVDPEPECQQIAREAFRAAGFAANRARFIPGRALDVLPRLADGGYDLVFCDGDRMESLDCLAESLRLLRPGGLVCFEGVFADGRTVDSAAQPAEVLRLRELLRAVRESQELMATLLPVGDGLLCAVRLG